The following are encoded in a window of Pirellulales bacterium genomic DNA:
- a CDS encoding VWA domain-containing protein gives VGARKDVKDFAAGRSGGRGASMYYGLSIYAQKIVFIIDTSSSMLGPRLMAAKRELQQAVNDLTEDVEFSIVAFNSMVHPWQRQLVPANANMKQAAARWINMLEADAMTASYDALEAALRFDAEAIYFLTDGAPHGGKVSAPADIVQMITRANYSRRVSINTIGIGVGAAGGLFDEFLSVLAKQNWGVYRRVDE, from the coding sequence CCGTCGGGGCCCGCAAGGATGTGAAGGACTTCGCCGCCGGACGCAGTGGTGGCCGTGGCGCGTCGATGTATTACGGGCTGTCGATCTACGCCCAGAAAATCGTGTTCATCATCGATACGTCGAGCAGCATGCTCGGCCCGCGCTTGATGGCGGCAAAGCGCGAGTTGCAGCAGGCCGTCAACGACTTGACCGAGGATGTCGAGTTCAGCATCGTGGCCTTCAATAGCATGGTACACCCTTGGCAACGGCAACTGGTCCCGGCGAACGCCAACATGAAGCAGGCCGCGGCGCGGTGGATCAACATGCTCGAGGCTGACGCCATGACCGCCTCTTATGATGCGCTCGAGGCGGCCCTGCGATTCGATGCCGAAGCAATCTATTTCCTGACGGACGGCGCGCCGCACGGTGGCAAAGTTTCGGCGCCGGCGGATATCGTGCAGATGATCACGCGCGCCAACTACAGCCGCAGGGTATCGATCAACACGATCGGCATCGGTGTTGGTGCCGCGGGGGGCCTCTTCGACGAATTCTTGTCGGTCCTGGCTAAGCAAAACTGGGGTGTCTATCGCCGTGTCGACGAGTGA